The bacterium genome has a window encoding:
- a CDS encoding response regulator, with translation MRTPPLILIADDNPMNVDVLQARLAAHDYELVTAADGEQALAAARAHLPDLILLDVDMPKMDGLEVCRRLRADDSIPFIPIIMVTAKADSADVVAGLNAGSDEYLTKPVDGAALVARVKSMLRIKALHDTVQAQTAQLTEWNRTLEERVAAQVSEIERVSGLRRFLSPQVAEAILSAGTERILESHRREITVAFCDLRGFTAFSETAEPEELMGVLHEYHAALGEVIFRFEGTLERFAGDGLMIFFNDPVPCPDPALRAVRMAVEMRTRVTALAAGWRKRGHQLGFGMGIALGFATLGRIGFEGRSDYGAIGAVTNLASRLCGEALAGQILISQRVCAMVEDAVDAEPLGELTLKGLSRPVTVFNVLQLREPAG, from the coding sequence GTGAGGACGCCGCCGCTCATCCTGATCGCCGACGACAACCCGATGAACGTGGACGTCCTGCAGGCGCGACTGGCGGCCCACGACTACGAGCTGGTGACCGCCGCGGACGGTGAGCAGGCGCTCGCCGCGGCGCGGGCGCACCTTCCGGACCTCATCTTGCTGGACGTCGATATGCCCAAGATGGACGGCCTCGAAGTCTGCCGGCGGCTGCGCGCCGACGACAGCATCCCGTTCATCCCCATCATCATGGTCACGGCGAAGGCCGACTCCGCCGACGTCGTTGCCGGGCTCAACGCCGGCAGCGACGAATACCTCACCAAGCCCGTCGACGGGGCCGCCCTGGTCGCCCGGGTCAAGTCGATGCTGCGGATCAAAGCGCTGCACGATACCGTGCAGGCGCAGACGGCGCAGCTGACCGAGTGGAACCGGACACTGGAGGAGCGGGTCGCCGCGCAGGTGAGCGAAATCGAGCGGGTCAGCGGGCTGCGGCGGTTTCTGTCTCCCCAGGTCGCGGAGGCGATCCTCTCCGCCGGCACCGAACGGATTCTCGAGAGTCACCGGCGGGAGATCACCGTGGCCTTCTGCGATCTCCGTGGGTTCACAGCGTTTTCAGAGACCGCGGAGCCGGAGGAGCTGATGGGCGTGCTCCACGAGTACCACGCCGCCCTCGGTGAGGTGATCTTCCGCTTCGAAGGGACGCTGGAGCGCTTCGCCGGGGACGGGCTGATGATTTTCTTCAACGATCCCGTGCCGTGTCCGGACCCCGCGCTGCGGGCCGTCCGCATGGCCGTCGAGATGCGAACACGCGTGACCGCGCTCGCCGCCGGATGGCGGAAACGCGGCCACCAGCTGGGGTTCGGCATGGGCATCGCCCTCGGGTTCGCGACGCTGGGGCGGATCGGGTTCGAAGGCCGGTCCGACTACGGTGCGATCGGCGCGGTCACGAACCTCGCCTCCCGGCTCTGCGGCGAAGCCCTGGCCGGCCAGATCCTGATCAGCCAGCGCGTGTGCGCGATGGTGGAGGACGCGGTGGACGCCGAGCCGCTGGGCGAACTCACGCTCAAAGGACTGTCGAGGCCGGTCACCGTCTTCAACGTGCTCCAGCTCAGGGAGCCCGCGGGCTGA
- a CDS encoding response regulator — translation MTEDNEDNRRIMHDLLVSAGYEVVEALTGAEGVTAAEAQRPDLILMDIQLPVFDGYEATRRIKAVPALRDIPIIAVTSYALSGDDVKAREAGCDGYMSKPFSPRELLAKVRELLP, via the coding sequence GTGACCGAAGACAACGAAGACAACCGGCGCATCATGCACGATCTCCTCGTCAGCGCCGGCTATGAGGTGGTGGAGGCGCTGACGGGCGCCGAGGGCGTCACCGCGGCCGAAGCGCAACGCCCCGATCTGATCCTCATGGACATCCAGCTGCCCGTATTCGACGGGTACGAGGCGACGCGGCGGATCAAGGCCGTTCCCGCGCTCCGGGACATCCCGATCATCGCGGTGACCTCGTACGCCCTCAGCGGCGACGACGTGAAGGCGCGCGAGGCGGGGTGCGACGGTTATATGTCGAAGCCGTTCAGCCCCCGCGAGCTGCTGGCCAAGGTCCGCGAGCTCCTTCCCTAA